A region of Rhizorhabdus wittichii RW1 DNA encodes the following proteins:
- a CDS encoding cytochrome c oxidase, cbb3-type, subunit II (TIGRFAM: cytochrome c oxidase, cbb3-type, subunit II~PFAM: cytochrome C oxidase, mono-heme subunit/FixO), which translates to MFGTHYRIERKSVALAVAIMIVASIGGLIEIAPLFTIDDTVESDPKMRVYTPLELAGRNIYIREGCYACHSQMVRTLQDEVERYGPYSLAVESKYDHPMLWGSKRTGPDLARVGGKYSDQWHTAHLRNPRDVVPQSIMPRYGWLSETELRTRHLGDDLRALRAVGVPYSDAMIANASADAVAQASPDDDTAGLVERYGSATQIRTFDGDKRTTSEMDALVAYLQILGKLSDAAHPAPASKE; encoded by the coding sequence ATGTTCGGAACCCATTACCGCATCGAACGCAAGTCCGTCGCGCTGGCGGTGGCGATCATGATCGTCGCCAGCATCGGCGGGCTGATCGAGATCGCGCCGCTCTTCACGATCGACGACACGGTCGAGAGCGATCCCAAGATGCGGGTCTACACCCCGCTCGAACTGGCCGGCCGCAACATCTACATCCGCGAGGGTTGCTACGCCTGCCATTCGCAGATGGTCCGCACCTTGCAGGACGAGGTGGAGCGCTACGGCCCCTATTCGCTCGCGGTCGAATCCAAATATGACCATCCGATGCTCTGGGGATCGAAGCGGACGGGCCCCGATCTCGCCCGCGTCGGCGGGAAATATTCGGACCAGTGGCATACCGCGCACCTCCGCAACCCGCGCGACGTCGTGCCCCAGTCGATCATGCCGCGCTACGGCTGGCTGAGCGAGACCGAGCTCCGGACCCGCCATCTCGGCGACGACCTCCGCGCGCTGAGGGCGGTCGGCGTGCCCTATAGCGACGCGATGATCGCGAACGCGTCCGCCGACGCGGTGGCGCAGGCGTCGCCCGACGACGATACGGCGGGCCTGGTCGAGCGCTATGGCAGCGCGACGCAGATCCGCACCTTCGACGGCGACAAGCGCACGACCTCCGAAATGGACGCGCTGGTCGCCTATCTCCAGATCCTCGGCAAGCTCAGCGACGCCGCGCATCCCGCGCCGGCCTCGAAGGAGTAG
- a CDS encoding transcriptional regulator, MucR family (PFAM: ROSMUCR transcriptional regulator) produces the protein MADEIMLELTADIVASHLTNNKVAVGDVAELIRNVHATLTSLGQPAAEPVAELKPAVPIRSSIKPDYLVSLESGKKMKMLKRYLQTNYGMSPDDYRKKWGLAADYPMVAPNYAETRRNLAVKSGLGRKKEVAPPPPKARKPRKTTPKA, from the coding sequence ATGGCAGACGAAATCATGTTGGAACTGACCGCGGATATTGTCGCGTCCCATCTTACCAACAACAAGGTCGCCGTCGGCGACGTCGCCGAACTCATCCGGAACGTTCATGCGACGCTGACGAGCCTGGGCCAGCCGGCCGCGGAACCCGTGGCGGAACTCAAGCCCGCGGTCCCCATCCGCTCCTCGATCAAGCCAGATTATCTGGTCAGCCTGGAATCGGGCAAGAAGATGAAGATGCTCAAGCGCTATCTTCAGACCAATTACGGCATGTCGCCCGACGACTATCGCAAGAAATGGGGCCTGGCGGCCGACTATCCGATGGTGGCCCCGAACTATGCCGAGACGCGCCGCAACCTCGCGGTGAAGAGCGGCCTCGGCCGCAAGAAGGAAGTCGCTCCGCCGCCGCCGAAGGCGCGCAAGCCGCGCAAGACCACGCCGAAGGCCTGA
- a CDS encoding Cbb3-type cytochrome oxidase component (PFAM: Cbb3-type cytochrome oxidase component), with protein MDIAHQTLVGFAKSFGLFYLLAMAAAALLYACWPANRKRFDKAARDIIDDEDKPWR; from the coding sequence ATGGACATCGCACATCAGACGCTGGTCGGTTTCGCCAAGTCGTTCGGGCTCTTCTACCTGCTCGCGATGGCGGCGGCGGCGCTTCTCTACGCTTGCTGGCCGGCGAACCGGAAGCGGTTCGACAAGGCGGCACGCGACATCATCGACGACGAGGACAAGCCGTGGCGGTAG
- a CDS encoding cytochrome c oxidase, cbb3-type, subunit I (TIGRFAM: cytochrome c oxidase, cbb3-type, subunit I~PFAM: cytochrome c oxidase, subunit I), whose protein sequence is MISGLTLNERRWGVAILAVLICIGAAMAAAGADRADPFQVHGFLVMAYSLIVLCVVLRGYDEPGPGRLESYYDDPSKAGIVIAMLWAVFGMFIGDWVAWLLAYPDMTFDAAWSSFGRLRPAHTTGVIFGFGGNALIATSFHVMQRTSRARLPDQFSPWFVLVGYNLFCLLAVSGYFLGITQSKEYAEPEWYADIWLVVVWVTYLLLYLRTLARRKEPHIYVANWYYLAFILVVAILHIVNNLAVPASFGGAKSYSLFSGVQDAMTQWWYGHNAVAFFLTAGFLGMMYYYLPKRAGRPIYSYRMSIIGFWGITFFYMWAGSHHLHYTALPQWVQTLGMTFSVMLLVPSWIAAANALLTLNGAWDKVRDDATLRFMMMAAIFYGLSTFEGSFMAIRSVNALSHYTDWTIGHVHAGAMGWVALITFGSIYAVVPWLWKRERMHSPALVEVHFWLALAGTLIYVFAMWNSGIIQGLMWRTYNDSGTLTYSFLDSMVAMHPYYIARAIGGLLFLIGAIVGCYNIWMTIRRPAGAPAPSDDAPLPANLQPAE, encoded by the coding sequence GTGATTTCAGGACTCACCTTGAACGAGCGTCGATGGGGCGTGGCGATCCTGGCCGTGCTGATCTGCATCGGGGCCGCCATGGCTGCGGCGGGCGCCGACCGCGCCGATCCCTTCCAGGTGCACGGCTTCCTGGTGATGGCGTACAGCCTGATCGTGCTCTGCGTCGTGCTGCGCGGCTATGACGAGCCGGGGCCGGGCCGGCTGGAGAGCTATTATGACGACCCGAGCAAGGCGGGGATCGTCATCGCCATGCTCTGGGCGGTGTTCGGCATGTTCATCGGCGACTGGGTCGCGTGGCTGCTCGCCTATCCGGACATGACCTTCGACGCCGCCTGGTCGAGCTTCGGGCGGCTGCGCCCGGCCCATACCACCGGCGTGATCTTCGGCTTCGGCGGCAACGCCCTGATCGCCACCTCCTTCCATGTGATGCAGCGGACCTCCCGCGCGCGCCTGCCGGACCAGTTCAGCCCATGGTTCGTGCTGGTCGGCTACAACCTGTTCTGCCTGCTGGCGGTGTCCGGCTATTTCCTGGGGATCACCCAGTCGAAGGAATATGCCGAGCCCGAATGGTATGCCGACATCTGGCTGGTCGTCGTCTGGGTGACCTATCTGCTGCTCTATCTGCGCACGCTCGCGCGGCGGAAGGAACCGCACATCTACGTCGCCAACTGGTATTATCTGGCGTTCATCCTGGTGGTAGCGATCCTCCACATCGTCAACAACCTCGCGGTGCCGGCCTCGTTCGGCGGCGCCAAGAGCTATTCGCTGTTCTCGGGCGTCCAGGACGCGATGACCCAGTGGTGGTACGGGCACAACGCCGTCGCCTTCTTCCTGACCGCCGGCTTCCTGGGCATGATGTACTATTATCTGCCCAAGCGCGCCGGGCGGCCGATCTACTCCTACCGCATGTCGATCATCGGCTTCTGGGGGATCACCTTCTTCTACATGTGGGCGGGGTCGCACCACCTCCACTACACCGCGCTGCCGCAATGGGTGCAGACGCTGGGGATGACCTTCTCGGTCATGCTGCTGGTGCCCTCGTGGATCGCCGCCGCCAACGCGCTGCTGACGCTCAACGGCGCGTGGGACAAGGTCCGCGACGACGCGACGTTGCGCTTCATGATGATGGCCGCGATCTTCTACGGGCTCTCGACCTTCGAGGGATCGTTCATGGCGATCCGTTCGGTCAACGCGCTGTCGCACTATACCGACTGGACGATCGGGCACGTCCATGCCGGCGCGATGGGCTGGGTCGCGCTGATCACCTTCGGCTCGATCTATGCCGTCGTCCCCTGGCTGTGGAAGCGCGAGCGGATGCATTCGCCGGCGCTGGTCGAGGTCCACTTCTGGCTCGCGCTGGCCGGGACCCTCATCTACGTCTTCGCGATGTGGAACTCGGGCATCATCCAGGGCCTGATGTGGCGCACCTATAACGACAGCGGGACGCTGACCTACTCGTTCCTCGACTCCATGGTCGCGATGCACCCCTATTATATCGCCCGCGCGATCGGGGGGCTGCTGTTCCTGATCGGGGCGATCGTCGGCTGCTACAATATCTGGATGACGATCCGCCGGCCGGCCGGGGCGCCGGCCCCGTCGGACGACGCGCCCCTTCCCGCCAACCTCCAGCCTGCGGAATAA